Proteins found in one Carassius auratus strain Wakin chromosome 42, ASM336829v1, whole genome shotgun sequence genomic segment:
- the LOC113060278 gene encoding uncharacterized protein LOC113060278, with protein MKKRMPRKGRRSQAQKVRWRKLDLTGQTSVSQGVAQFSDRPQYEGGDNTSRVISVQASHCQSDASEGTSFEQPDLDRVLEEGDALYVGIKMQLIAEGRFRQNLLSMAEVPVSISTSNHNYSVQKSEVVMGYLRDRGTQEMDAWWIPLDERLQCLSSDVSHALLIVSPECLAVFRDRSGKYGFFDSHSRTAEGLPHPTGNGTAVMLTFTNLHDMINRLFELFWNRGPQACYEFMAVSFEMEQQSEEPCSSSACVSQETLSLPKPANVGIKIPENHVLAEDKIHDVTKIIKRSKPQRRKEMRKIANQKQCVGLKDMTLNFDVQRQKKREHEKEKYATSLQFRMKKLQVIKEKYNQDLFARKKKRAYMTKRYNTDALFQMKKKEYMTKRYSTDVVYQRKKKEYMVRRYKTDDLYQRKKKEYMVKRYKTDDIFQKKMKNYMVKRYKMDDLFQKKMKNYMVKRYKMDDLFQKKMKNYMVKRYKTDDLFQKKMKEYMARRYAIPDERRKEWICHTCDSHLKRGSMPSIAAANRLELPPIPAELLELNVLERQLIAKIVPFAKIVALPKGQQRSVYGAVVCVPSEVEKTVNCLPRPNSESQLLQVKLKRHIKFRGYQHFHTVNMHNVLAALTKLKAMHSEYRDILISDATTFEFLADDELNATEEKQEVVVSEQDEQHVSTEEKDELRPGLTLDTCMQPLDIGQDLLSYGEGIFSIAPAQGKKPVGFFKVPKLEAMAFPVQFPTGQNTIDEARQVALSPSMYFNARLFCVDTRFAKDQSYLFFAQFVTETHMARNSMSIQLRKGKPVTKDGRRISNKLLQDDLEVERLVHSRDATRFMQPLRGTPSYWEKTLRDLQAMIRQLGNPTFFCTFSAAEMRWPEVITAIKAQQGEEVVFSELDWTTKCEILRSNPVTVMRMFEKRVDALMNHLLLSPAQPIGEVEDYFYRVEFQARGSPHIHLLAWVKGAPEFENQSDQVVCDFIDRYITCQLPDPTTDPELHQIVTEVQLHSRKHSKSCKKGNVLCRYGFPKLPMSSTTITRPRPQRPEEDENEEQHHQERKKRRPDAPQRPEEDENEDQHQQERKKRRQDAARKAMKEARNKLKPVWDLLNDPQASFDNLSDLLTKCNLSMDDYCKYAEALSTSNVILLKRDPKEAWVNGYNPDLLRAWNANMDIQFVLDSFSCIMYMLSYISKPEHEMNDYLKTVIKGVRETNVNEEDEMKQIMQAYSKHRQVSAQESVARTCSLPLKKCSRNVVFIPTDDDALRMSLPRSVLHSKDPDSEDVWMSGIIEKYRARPRTLEFEKMCLADFVSNYRVVYGRQTKGKNVLPLLNDMGFIQKRTVGKAAIVRYARFSEEKQPEKFCGTMVKLYVPHRVNEQLKPQGFPTYQEFYKRGLVELPSHPNFRFPVRGLVKAQQKKFEKHGKKVDEAYEQLQREGPSENAWCAFAPEIDVDRMECIAEQQEVHPEENEQDDVPEYQIRREDGDGVVPQIEAPQMTNEYLRKMFRSLNETQAAIFYTVRQWCQKRVWGQNPEQFFYFLSGGAGCGKSHVIKCIHSEATKILRQLPRLREEGDLSVPTVLLSAFTGTAAFNISGKTLHSLLKLPRSLKPPYQGLGNALDEVRAGLRDVEILIIDEISMVSKDLFTYVNWRFQQIKGNKKPFGGISCLVVGDYYQLPPLGKAKPLCVYEEDMLDFWKDHFQIITLTEIMRQKEDLAFAQLLNRLRVKQKTEALREDDRALLFQAVKKPEDCPRDALHIFATNKEVDKYNTEIVQALFTDIITIDAEDYRKDPRTGRMKRLNKPVTGKKDDLLDTMQVAVGVRVMVTRNLDVEDGIVNGCFGTIANIVTNTKDGITTVQMLGLQLDNPNAGQKHRKKVRGEEDVLVYIEKSEESLRKGAVRRQFPIKLAYACTAHKVQGMTMHSAVVSLKKIFEPGMAYVALSRTTSLQGLHITDFDDKKIYADPEITTSLQSMRRARVEEIMPLLQHVRENRQEQTLTIIHHNTEGLASHMEDIRCHHELQLSDVLCLTETHLTGSSTSDLQLEGYNLFTRNRHVSYSTHQELGRKNGGGVAIYCKEHIPTQPRQYIQNVTDLEFAVIKLDSPIKAAVVAVYRPPQYSVGDFLTNLNSMMDYLDLTHNDLVIICGDFNEDLLHPGKKPILELFQSRGYTQLITSATTEKHTLLDHIYISNPDFCHQSGVLETYHSYHNPVYCVLRFFP; from the exons ATGAAGAAAAG GATGCCTCGGAAAGGTAGGAGATCCCAGGCTCAGAAAGTTCGTTGGAGAAAGTTAGACCTGACAGGACAGACGAGCGTCAGCCAAGGCGTTGCTCAGTTTTCGGATAGACCGCAGTACGAAGGTGGCGACAACACATCTAGAGTCATATCCGTGCAGGCTTCTCACTGCCAGAGTGATGCAAG TGAGGGAACTTCGTTCGAACAGCCTGATCTTGACAGGGTGCTAGAGGAGGGGGATGCTTTGTATGTTGGCATTAAAATGCAGCTTATTGCTGAAGGAAGATTCCGTCAGAATCTTCTAAGCATGGCTGAAGTACCTGTGAGCATCTCAACTTCTAACCACAACTACAGCGTCCAAAAGTCAGAAGTTGTGATGGGGTATCTGAGAGACAGAGGAACTCAGGAAATGGACGCGTGGTGGATTCCTCTTGATGAAAGACTTCAGTGTCTCTCATCAGATGTCAGTCATGCACTGCTTATTGTTTCTCCAGAATGCTTGGCTGTGTTCAGAGACAGATCTGGAAAATATGGATTTTTTGATTCCCATTCCAGAACTGCTGAAGGTTTACCACATCCTACTGGTAACGGAACGGCAGTTATGCTAACTTTCACCAACCTTCATGACATGATCAACAGATTATTTGAGCTTTTTTGGAATCGTGGTCCTCAAGCTTGCTATGAATTCATGGCCGTTTCATTTGAAATGGAGCAACAGTCTGAGGAACCATGCTCCTCATCAGCTTGTGTGTCACAAGAAACTTTATCTCTCCCAAAACCAGCAAATGTTGGCATCAAAATCCCTGAAAATCATGTCCTCGCAGAAGACAAAATTCATGATGTCACAAAGATTATTAAAAGAAGCAAACCacaaagaagaaaagaaatgcGCAAAATTGCTAATCAAAAACAATGTGTAGGGCTCAAGGATATGACTCTAAATTTTGATGTCCAACGTCAAAAAAAAAGGGAACACGAGAAAGAGAAATACGCCACCAGTTTGCAGTTTCGAATGAAGAAATTACAGGTCATCAAGGAGAAGTATAATCAAGATCTTTTTgccagaaagaaaaagagagcatATATGACCAAGAGATACAACACCGATGCTCTTTTCCAGATGAAGAAGAAAGAATATATGACCAAGAGGTACAGCACTGATGTTGTTTATCAGAGGAAAAAGAAGGAATACATGGTCAGGAGGTACAAGACGGATGATCTTTACCAGAGGAAAAAGAAGGAATACATGGTCAAGAGGTACAAGACGGATGATATTTtccagaagaaaatgaaaaactACATGGTCAAGAGGTACAAAATGGATGATCTTTtccagaagaaaatgaaaaactACATGGTCAAGAGGTACAAAATGGATGATCTTTtccagaagaaaatgaaaaactACATGGTCAAGAGGTACAAGACGGATGATCTTTTCCAGAAGAAAATGAAAGAGTACATGGCCAGAAGATATGCAA TTCCAGATGAGCGAAGAAAGGAGTGGATCTGCCACACCTGTGACAGCCATCTGAAGAGAGGATCCATGCCTTCTATTGCGGCGGCAAACAGACTTGAATTGCCTCCCATCCCTGCAGAACTGCTTGAGCTGAACGTACTTGAACGACAGCTTATCGCCAAAATTGTTCCTTTTGCAAAAATAGTTGCATTGCCAAAAGGACAGCAGCGATCAGTGTATGGCGCTGTTGTGTGTGTGCCGTCTGAGGTGGAGAAAACAGTTAACTGTCTCCCAAGGCCTAACAGTGAGTCCCAGCTCCTACAGGTGAAGCTGAAAAGACACATCAAGTTCAGAGGATACCAACACTTCCATACAGTGAATATGCACAATGTGTTAGCAGCGTTAACAAAACTGaaagcaatgcattcagaatacaGGGACATCTTGATTAGTGACGCTACCACATTTGAATTTCTCGCTGATGATGAGCTGAATGCCACAGaggagaaacaggaagttgttgtctcTGAACAGGATGAGCAGCATGTCAGCACAGAAGAAAAGGATGAGCTCAGGCCTGGCCTCACTCTGGACACATGCATGCAGCCACTCGACATTGGACAGGACTTGCTGTCGTACGGTGAGGGAATCTTCAGCATTGCGCCTGCTCAAGGGAAAAAGCCAGTCGGATTTTTCAAGGTTCCCAAATTGGAAGCCATGGCTTTCCCCGTACAGTTTCCCACCGGACAGAACACAATCGATGAGGCACGACAAGTTGCATTATCACCAAGCATGTATTTCAATGCTAGACTGTTCTGCGTGGATACTCGTTTTGCCAAAGACCAGAGTTATCTCTTCTTTGCGCAGTTTGTCACTGAAACGCACATGGCTAGAAACAGCATGTCTATCCAGTTGCGAAAGGGCAAACCTGTCACTAAAGATGGACGTAGAATCTCCAACAAGCTTCTTCAGGATGATCTTGAGGTCGAAAGACTGGTCCACAGCCGTGATGCAACAAGGTTTATGCAACCCCTGAGAGGCACTCcatcttattgggagaaaacgttGAGAGATCTACAGGCCATGATCAGGCAGTTAGGGAATCctacttttttttgcacattcagtGCAGCTGAAATGCGATGGCCAGAAGTGATAACGGCAATCAAGGCTCAGCAAGGTGAAGAGGTCGTCTTTTCAGAGCTTGACTGGACAACGAAATGTGAAATCCTCCGAAGTAACCCCGTCACCGTCATGCGGATGTTTGAAAAACGAGTGGATGCATTAATGAATCATCTGCTTTTGTCACCTGCTCAACCCATCGGCGAAGTCGAGGATTACTTTTATCGCGTGGAGTTTCAAGCTAGAGGAAGCCCACACATTCATCTGCTGGCCTGGGTAAAGGGGGCACCCGAATTCGAAAATCAGTCCGACCAAGTAGTGTGTGACTTTATTGACCGTTACATAACCTGCCAGTTGCCGGACCCTACCACCGATCCCGAGCTTCATCAAATTGTCACCGAAGTTCAGCTTCACAGCAGGAAGCACTCCAAATCTTGCAAGAAAGGAAATGTGTTGTGTAGATATGGGTTCCCTAAACTTCCCATGTCAAGCACCACCATCACCCGTCCACGACCACAACGtcctgaggaagatgaaaacGAAGAACAACACCACCAAGAGCGAAAGAAGAGGAGACCGGATGCTCCACAACGtcctgaggaagatgaaaacGAAGACCAACACcaacaagagagaaagaaaagaagacaGGACGCTGCTCGAAAAGCAATGAAAGAAGCCAGGAATAAACTCAAGCCAGTGTGGGACTTGTTAAACGATCCCCAGGCCTCCTTTGACAACTTGTCAGACTTGCTGACCAAATGTAATCTGTCCATGGATGATTACTGTAAATACGCTGAGGCACTGTCCACTTCAAACGTGATTTTGCTGAAGCGTGATCCAAAGGAGGCTTGGGTGAATGGATACAACCCAGATTTGCTGAGGGCATGGAACGCTAACATGGACATACAGTTCGTTCTTGACTCTTTCAGCTGCATTATGTATATGTTGTCCTACATTTCCAAGCCAGAACACGAAATGAATGATTACCTGAAGACCGTGATCAAGGGTGTTCGTGAAACAAACGTTAACGAAGAGGACGAAATGAAGCAGATAATGCAGGCCTACTCTAAACACAGGCAAGTGAGTGCTCAGGAGTCTGTGGCACGGACATGCAGCTTACCATTGAAGAAGTGTTCACGAAATGTTGTGTTTATACCGACGGACGATGATGCCCTGAGGATGAGTTTGCCCCGTAGTGTCCTACACAGCAAAGATCCTGATTCAGAGGATGTCTGGATGTCAGGTATTATAGAGAAATACAGAGCAAGGCCTCGAACACTGGAGTTTGAAAAGATGTGCCTTGCAGACTTTGTGTCGAATTACCGTGTTGTGTATGGTCGGCAAACTAAAGGAAAGAATGTCCTCCCACTCCTCAACGATATGGGATTCATTCAGAAGAGAACTGTTGGTAAGGCTGCAATTGTCAGGTATGCTCGCTTTTCGGAGGAGAAGCAACCGGAGAAGTTTTGCGGAACAATGGTAAAACTTTACGTGCCACATCGTGTCAACGAACAGCTGAAACCTCAAGGGTTTCCAACGTATCAGGAGTTTTACAAAAGGGGACTTGTAGAACTCCCGTCACACCCCAATTTCCGATTCCCTGTTCGTGGCTTAGTTAAAGCACAACAGAAGAAGTTTGAAAAGCACGGCAAAAAAGTGGATGAAGCATATGAACAGCTGCAGCGGGAAGGACCATCTGAAAATGCTTGGTGTGCTTTTGCGCCTGAAATCGACGTTGATCGGATGGAGTGTATTGCAGAACAACAAGAGGTCCATCCAGAAGAAAATGAACAGGATGATGTTCCAGAATACCAGATTCGTCGTGAAGATGGAGACGGCGTCGTACCACAGATTGAGGCACCACAGATGACCAATGAATATCTGAGGAAGATGTTTAGGAGTCTAAATGAGACGCAGGCAGCAATTTTTTACACTGTCCGTCAGTGGTGTCAGAAGCGTGTGTGGGGTCAAAATCCAGagcagtttttttactttttgtcaggCGGTGCAGGTTGTGGTAAATCACACGTCATCAAGTGCATACACTCGGAAGCAACTAAGATTCTGCGACAACTCCCTCGACTCCGGGAAGAAGGAGATCTCTCCGTGCCCACGGTGTTGTTGTCTGCGTTTACTGGAACTGCAGCATTCAACATCTCTGGTAAAACGCTGCATTCCCTTTTAAAACTGCCAAGGAGTCTGAAGCCACCTTATCAAGGACTTGGGAACGCCCTTGATGAAGTGAGAGCAGGATTACGCGACGTGGAGATTCTTATCATCGACGAAATATCCATGGTTTCAAAGGATCTGTTCACATACGTAAACTGGAGATTTCAGCAGATCAAAGGCAACAAGAAACCTTTTGGAGGAATATCTTGCCTCGTCGTAGGGGATTATTATCAACTGCCACCGCTTGGTAAAGCCAAACCGCTCTGTGTGTATGAAGAGGATATGCTGGACTTCTGGAAGGACCATTTTCAAATCATCACACTCACAGAGATCATGCGGCAGAAGGAAGACCTCGCTTTCGCTCAACTTTTAAACCGACTACGAGTGAAGCAGAAGACAGAAGCTCTCAGGGAAGATGATAGAGCTTTGTTATTCCAGGCTGTGAAGAAGCCAGAAGACTGTCCACGTGATGCTCTACACATATTCGCCACTAACAAAGAAGTTGACAAGTACAATACCGAGATTGTACAGGCCCTCTTCACTGACATCATAACAATTGATGCCGAAGACTACAGGAAAGACCCAAGAACAGGAAGGATGAAGCGATTAAACAAACCTGTCACTGGAAAAAAGGACGACTTGCTGGACACAATGCAAGTTGCAGTGGGAGTTCGTGTGATGGTAACCAGGAACCTGGATGTAGAAGATGGAATTGTCAATGGATGTTTTGGCACGATTGCAAACATCGTCACCAACACAAAAGATGGAATCACCACAGTacaaatgttaggacttcaactCGACAATCCGAACGCCGGTCAGAAACACCGCAAAAAGGTACGAGGTGAAGAAGACGTCTTGGTTTACATTGAGAAATCTGAAGAAAGTCTGAGGAAAGGAGCCGTTCGTCGACAGTTTCCAATTAAGCTAGCTTACGCCTGCACAGCCCACAAAGTACAAGGCATGACAATGCACTCTGCAGTAGTGTCATTGAAGAAGATTTTTGAGCCGGGAATGGCCTACGTTGCACTCAGCAGAACAACTTCTTTACAAGGATTACACATTACGGATTTCGACGACAAGAAGATATATGCTGATCCTGAAATCACAACCTCTTTGCAAAGCATGAGAAGAGCAAGAGTTGAAGAAATCATGCCACTTTTGCAGCATGTGAGGGAAAATAGGCAGGAACAGACACTCACCATCATTCATCACAACACGGAAGGACTGGCATCTCACATGGAGGATATCAGATGCCATCATGAGCTACAACTCTCTGATGTTCTGTGTTTAACAGAAACACACCTGACTGGATCGTCTACTTCAGATCTCCAATTGGAAGGATACAACTTGTTCACACGCAACAGGCATGTCTCCTACTCCACACATCAAGAACTTGGAAGGAAAAATGGAGGTGGAGTCGCAATATATTGCAAGGAGCACATTCCAACTCAGCCCAGgcaatatatacaaaatgtgaCTGATCTGGAGTTTGCTGTGATCAAATTGGATTCCCCAATAAAAGCAGCAGTCGTAGCTGTGTATAGGCCACCACAGTACAGTGTTGGAGATTTCTTGACCAACCTGAACAGTATGATGGATTACCTGGACCTCACACACAACGATCTCGTCATCATCTGTGGAGATTTCAACGAGGACCTCCTACACCCTGGAAAAAAACCTATTCTGGAGTTGTTTCAATCTCGAGGATACACGCAACTGATTACATCAGCGACGACGGAAAAGCACACACTACTTGACCACATCTACATTTCAAATCCGGACTTCTGTCATCAATCGGGCGTGTTAGAGACCTACCACAGTTACCACAATCCTGTGTACTGTGTATTGCGTTTTTTTCCATAG